A window of Photobacterium toruni genomic DNA:
CCAACGTTATCAGAGGACTTATAATGAATAACATTATAACTACTACATGTGGATTATGCAGTACAGGCTGCCGAATTAATGTTCATCGTAATGCGGATAATCAATACTTGATAAAAGGTGATAAATACGATTCAGTTACGCATGGTGCATTATGTAAAAAAGGACTCCATGCTATTGATATTATGCTCCATCCCAACCGTTTAACTCAACCATTAAAACGTACGGGTAAGCGTGGTGAAGGTCAATGGATAACGATAAGTTGGCAGCAGGCGATTGATGAGATCGCTTTAAAATTTAATAAAATTCAAAAGACGTTTGGTGATAATAGTTTATTTTTTAGTTACGGCTATTCAAAAGATTTTATTAACACGCAGTTATTGAAACTAGCTAATGCCGCTAATAGTGTGAATATTCATGGTCCTGAAACGGTATGTTGGGCACCATCAAAATATGGTAAAGAATATACTCTAGGCTATAACCCGAGTGCCGATATTAATCAACATACTGATTGCATTATATTTTGGGGAGTGAATAAGCATAATACACGGTTTACTGAAATGCGAGCAATTAACCATGCGATAGAGAATGGTGCTACAACCATTTGTATCGATCCTCAGCAAACGCATCATGCTAAAAACGCAAAGTATTGGCTGCCATTAACCCCTGGCTCTGATCTTGCCTTAGCGATGGCAATGATTAAAATTATTATTGATCAACAGTGGTATGACAAAGCATTTGTGGCTGATTTTTGTTATGGATTTTCAGCATTAAAAAGCCATGTTCAGCAGCTAGATTTATCTTATTTAGCGCATGAATGTCAGTTATCGATGGCTATGATCACGAATATCACGCAACAATATATTCAAGCTAAGTCTGCAGTGATCGTAACGGGTAATGCACTTGATCATAATCCTGATAGTTTTCAAGTTAATCGCGCGATTGCAATATTAATGGCGTTATCAGGTAATCTTGAAATTCAAGGTGGGCAATCAAAACCACAAGGAAAAGCATTAGTTAATGGACGTTGGCCTTATGATCAGCAAGACGTTGATCAATTATCACCACAGATAAGACAACAAAGTGTTGGTACGCCACCGATTCCTGAGTATTTCAGAGCCACAAGTCAGGGATTAATGGAGGCGATGTTAACGGGTGAACCTTATGCAGTCAAAGCAGGGTTGATTGTTGGCACTAATCCAATGACTAGCTGGCCTGATAGCAAAAAAGTAAAACGGGCTTTTGAGCAGCTTGATTTTTTAGTGGTATCTGAATTATTTATGACGCCAACAGCAATGATGGCGGATATAGTATTACCCGCGGCAAGTTTTTTTGAGTATGCAGGTGTTACTCAAGGGCAGGATGGATCTATTCATTATCAGGCACCCTTGCAAAAGGTCGGTGATGCAAAACCCGATCATCAAATTATTGCAGAAATTGGTCATGCGATGGGGATCATGCCGGTTTATAATGATGATGATTTTTGGAAATCGGCATTGTCACCCGTTAATATTGATTTGACGCAATTAAAAGCACAAACAAGTATTATTGCGGATGTTGAGCCACAGCATTCGTTATCTTATTTGTCAGTTGGTTTTGATACGCCATCAGGAAAAGTTGAATTATATAGTCAAAAATTGCATGCGTTAAAGTTAGATCCTATTCCGGTATATAGGTCTAATTTACCTGTGACAGATCGTTATTCATTAAGAGTTACGACGGCTAAATCTCGATATTATATGTTTTCTCATGGACGCCAAATATCAGCATTAAGAGAGAGGCATCCTTTTCCTATTGTAAAAATCCATTCATTGTTAGGGAAAAAGGAAAATTTAAAAGAGGGTGATATTGCTGCAATAGAAACTGCAGCAGATAAAATTATTTATCAAGTAGTTAGTTTTGATGATAATTTAAATGTTAATACTGTTATTGCAGATCTTAGCTGGTGGTTTCCTGAAATGAAAAATGAATTATTATCAGGAGCTTTTAGATCAAATTATAATGTATTAACGAGTACGGATACGGGGGCATATTCAGATATAGGCAGTTTTTATATTAATGGTTTACCTTGCTGTATATATAAAGTTAATAATATAGAGCTATTGAATATGTAAACAAAGAAAGCCACATCTTGATTATGATTAATAAGATGTGGCTTATCTTCTTTAGTTTTTAATAGATACTGTAACGGTAAAATAACCCATTGTTGTCTGTGTAATAGCTAATGTATATTGATTAATCTTACAAATATTATTAACAATAGATAGCCCTAAACCGTAGCGACTATCATCAGATCTTGAAGTATCATATTGATATAATGGTTGAATTAACTTTTTAATATCAGTTTCTGAGTAGTTAGTTTTGGCAATGTTTATTACTTCGATAATGATATTTTGTTCTTTATTGTACATATTAATTTGAATAATAGATGCTGGAAGACTGTAAAATAATGCATTATCAATTAGATTAGTTAAAATAGTTGTTAGACTAAATTCATCGGCGATAATGACTGTATTTAGCTGTGTTTTAAATATTATTCTATTATTAATATTGTGATATTTAAATGTAAGAGAATGCTGAATACTCTTTAATAATAAGCGGATATCAATTGGTTCTTTGTAGAGTTCAATCGTTGATGATGTGCGTTGAAGTAATAGTAAATTTTCCACAATAACACGCATTCTATTTGAAATCTGTAGAATATCATCAGTAAATGTTTCAGCTAATCGAGCATCATTAGGAAAACGCTGGTGGACCTCTGTTAATGTAATAAGCTCTGCAATCGGGGTTTTGATTTCATGTGCAATATCAGAGGTGATTCGCTTTTCATTCTCTATACTATTTTGATGGATAGTAAGAAAGTTATTTAATTCTTTGATGATTAAGTCTATTTCGGAGTAATATTTTTGTTCATAAAACGTAAAGCCATTATTTGAATAAGCGTTATTATTGTTAAATGTTTTAATTTGCTTATTTAATGATTCTAAAGGATGTAGACCTTGCTGAACAATTTTTTTCGCAACGATTCTCATGATGATCATTGATAATAAAAAACTGCCAATAAGTAATATATCTAATATACCAGTAATACGATTAAGGTTTTTAGCTGATGCTGATACTGTAATATACATATAGTCACTTGAACCATCTTTATTCCTTTGAATATATGACGATAGTAGTGCTTGTCCAGACTCGTGGTTTGGCATCGTTACATCAACCAATCGATATGAGTTTACTGGAATTTTAGGATGAAGTAAGTCTAATTCCGGATAGGGTCGAAGAGATTCTGAACGTTTGATTGTTTGGTTATTTTTCCAGATTTGATACACATAATGACTCTTTGAGTTATCATTGGTTAATACCGTATTTTCATGAGTCGATGCTTTAATTTGGTTTGTTTTTTCTTGCAGTTCAGATTTAAATTGTTGTTGAACCCAATCATCAACACTGATATCAACAAAGGTAAAGACAATAATAATAAATAACCCAAAAATGGCTGAAATAGAATTAATTAAATTTCTATTTATCGATCGTGTTTTGATCATTAACTAATCCTCTATATAGTAGCCAAAACCACGTTTGTTTTTAATTGGAAATATTGCATTTATTGCTTTTGACTTTATTTTTTTACGAATTGTTGAGATATGTGCTTCGATAGTATTCTTGGAAATATAATCAAAGTTATTAGCAATATTATCACTTATCATAGATGCGCTAGTAATTTGATCTTGATGATTGAAAAGGTATTCAATAATTTTAAATTCATTTGGTGTTAATTCTATATTGATATTTTCATAACGTAGTGTCATTTTATTTGAATCTAAGATGAAACCATTGATAGTAATTGTATTTGTGAAGTTATTAATTAAACCACGGCGAGATATAGCAAGTATTCTGGCGTGTAATTCATCAAAAGAAAATGGTTTGGTGAGGTAATCATCAGCACCTTGGAGTAGACCATCAATACGATCTTGACGTTGATTCTTAGCAGAAAGAATAATTAACCGTGTTTGTATTGCTGATTTTCTGAGTTGTTTTAATATATCCATGCCATCAATACCGGGCAGCATGAGATCTAAAATAATAACATCATAAGGATTATTGAGCGCCAAGCTAAGCCCATCAGAACCATTATCAGCTTCGTCTGTTGTTATACCTAAGTTATTGAATCCTACAACTAAACTACGACGTAATGCGGATGAATCTTCGATGATCAATAGTTTCATTATATACTCAAATTTAAAATGTATACCTATACAAGATGTATAAGTATACATTAAAATCATGGTGTTATCTTAGTCGTTTAAGATGGCGTTCTACAGCTCGCGCTAATATCAAGTGCAGGATTGATGACTTTAGATTGCACGCCATAAAGCCCTAATAAACTATGGAACAAATTATCATGCGATAAATGACCAATATTTTCTTTGTTTCTTAGGCAACTAAGATTGATACCTTTTTGTTGAGCATATTGAGTTGGGAGCCATAATAACCACGGTACATGTTTTTGTTCTTTTGGTGCAATAGGATAAGGTGCACCATGTAGATAAAAACCATTTTCACCAAGAGATTCACCATGGTCTGACATATATAGCATTGCTACATTGTATTTCCCTTCATTTTTCTTTAACAGTTTAATCACTTGTTCATCGACATAGTCAGTATAGAGAATTGTATTGTCGTAAACGTTTTTAATTTCTTGGTCTGTGCAGTTTTCAATATCGCTACGATTACAAGATGGTTTGAATCGATCAAACTGTTTTGGATAGCGTTGGAAATATGTAGGACCATGGCTACCAATTAAGTGTAATACCAATAGCTTATTCTTATCATCTTTATTAATAAAACTAGCAGCCTTACTTAGCATTACACCATCGTAACAACTTGTTCCATCACAGTATTGATTATGTTTTGATGTATCAGTTGCTACATACGGCACTCTATCCGCTACTCCTTTTGAGCCGCCATCATTATCGATCCATAATACTTCTGCACCTGCACGATGAATAATATCAACGGCATTATCTTGACTGTACGCACGATCTTGGTTGTAGTGAGCACGTGTTAAATTAGAAAACATACAAGGTACTGATAGCGCAGTATAAGTGCCACAAGATTGGACATTTTTAAATGAAATTATGCCTTCATTTTTAGTATACGGATTAGTATCTCGCTTATAGCCGTTGTAGGCGTAATCATAAGTACGGGCTGTTTCGCCTAAAACCATAACAAACAATGTGGGCTTATGATTTTTAGTGGGTAGTAGTTTTGCATCTAAGCCTTGTTTTTTATAGGG
This region includes:
- a CDS encoding molybdopterin-containing oxidoreductase family protein gives rise to the protein MNNIITTTCGLCSTGCRINVHRNADNQYLIKGDKYDSVTHGALCKKGLHAIDIMLHPNRLTQPLKRTGKRGEGQWITISWQQAIDEIALKFNKIQKTFGDNSLFFSYGYSKDFINTQLLKLANAANSVNIHGPETVCWAPSKYGKEYTLGYNPSADINQHTDCIIFWGVNKHNTRFTEMRAINHAIENGATTICIDPQQTHHAKNAKYWLPLTPGSDLALAMAMIKIIIDQQWYDKAFVADFCYGFSALKSHVQQLDLSYLAHECQLSMAMITNITQQYIQAKSAVIVTGNALDHNPDSFQVNRAIAILMALSGNLEIQGGQSKPQGKALVNGRWPYDQQDVDQLSPQIRQQSVGTPPIPEYFRATSQGLMEAMLTGEPYAVKAGLIVGTNPMTSWPDSKKVKRAFEQLDFLVVSELFMTPTAMMADIVLPAASFFEYAGVTQGQDGSIHYQAPLQKVGDAKPDHQIIAEIGHAMGIMPVYNDDDFWKSALSPVNIDLTQLKAQTSIIADVEPQHSLSYLSVGFDTPSGKVELYSQKLHALKLDPIPVYRSNLPVTDRYSLRVTTAKSRYYMFSHGRQISALRERHPFPIVKIHSLLGKKENLKEGDIAAIETAADKIIYQVVSFDDNLNVNTVIADLSWWFPEMKNELLSGAFRSNYNVLTSTDTGAYSDIGSFYINGLPCCIYKVNNIELLNM
- a CDS encoding sensor histidine kinase; this translates as MIKTRSINRNLINSISAIFGLFIIIVFTFVDISVDDWVQQQFKSELQEKTNQIKASTHENTVLTNDNSKSHYVYQIWKNNQTIKRSESLRPYPELDLLHPKIPVNSYRLVDVTMPNHESGQALLSSYIQRNKDGSSDYMYITVSASAKNLNRITGILDILLIGSFLLSMIIMRIVAKKIVQQGLHPLESLNKQIKTFNNNNAYSNNGFTFYEQKYYSEIDLIIKELNNFLTIHQNSIENEKRITSDIAHEIKTPIAELITLTEVHQRFPNDARLAETFTDDILQISNRMRVIVENLLLLQRTSSTIELYKEPIDIRLLLKSIQHSLTFKYHNINNRIIFKTQLNTVIIADEFSLTTILTNLIDNALFYSLPASIIQINMYNKEQNIIIEVINIAKTNYSETDIKKLIQPLYQYDTSRSDDSRYGLGLSIVNNICKINQYTLAITQTTMGYFTVTVSIKN
- a CDS encoding response regulator transcription factor, whose product is MKLLIIEDSSALRRSLVVGFNNLGITTDEADNGSDGLSLALNNPYDVIILDLMLPGIDGMDILKQLRKSAIQTRLIILSAKNQRQDRIDGLLQGADDYLTKPFSFDELHARILAISRRGLINNFTNTITINGFILDSNKMTLRYENINIELTPNEFKIIEYLFNHQDQITSASMISDNIANNFDYISKNTIEAHISTIRKKIKSKAINAIFPIKNKRGFGYYIED
- a CDS encoding phosphoethanolamine transferase, with the protein product MRKIFHLKMTSFILWLSLYFSLCFNFPTLAKIFSLSHNVANPIFPYTAPIVLLAAFIIIFSCLCWPYIFKAIMIFLTITSSMALFAEVNYHTLFDNAIIESIFQTRSDEALSYVNLHSITYIIIFGLIPSIWIACVKITKRETFFKEIIARVVLIGIAMTALLIIALTNYKSYAAVGRNNHYLNRMIIPGHVYAGGKYLYKEFIYKPLPYKKQGLDAKLLPTKNHKPTLFVMVLGETARTYDYAYNGYKRDTNPYTKNEGIISFKNVQSCGTYTALSVPCMFSNLTRAHYNQDRAYSQDNAVDIIHRAGAEVLWIDNDGGSKGVADRVPYVATDTSKHNQYCDGTSCYDGVMLSKAASFINKDDKNKLLVLHLIGSHGPTYFQRYPKQFDRFKPSCNRSDIENCTDQEIKNVYDNTILYTDYVDEQVIKLLKKNEGKYNVAMLYMSDHGESLGENGFYLHGAPYPIAPKEQKHVPWLLWLPTQYAQQKGINLSCLRNKENIGHLSHDNLFHSLLGLYGVQSKVINPALDISASCRTPS